A window from Pseudomonas sp. MRSN 12121 encodes these proteins:
- a CDS encoding DUF1145 domain-containing protein produces the protein MKVFWGLGKVLTLLFWLVVLVNLLHPLVHPIQLLVNLTGGLLLALHLLEVLLFNSSLKGRAHPWRDRLQILLTGIFHLQTFKAPAPVEASHA, from the coding sequence ATGAAGGTGTTTTGGGGGCTGGGCAAGGTCTTGACGCTGTTGTTCTGGTTGGTGGTGCTGGTCAATCTGCTGCATCCGCTGGTCCATCCGATTCAGTTGCTGGTCAACCTGACGGGTGGCCTGTTGCTGGCGCTCCACCTGCTGGAGGTACTGCTCTTCAATAGCAGCCTCAAGGGTCGCGCCCATCCGTGGCGGGATCGCCTGCAGATCCTGCTGACCGGCATTTTCCACCTGCAGACCTTCAAGGCGCCCGCGCCCGTGGAGGCCAGCCATGCGTAA
- a CDS encoding OmpA family protein — protein sequence MSLLSRAALPVLLLGSLLTGCATHSDGTAPLNQRTWPICSLIGGLVGGGLGAIESGGWAGGGAALGLVTGGLICYAQDGDQDDDGVFDRRDRCPDTPANTPVDNRGCPLPQYPAAPPPAVEPAPQSEVITLSDQGDVLFAFDSAELTPQAREQLQGLLAKLQGADVVSIQVVGHTDSQGTDAYNQKLSERRASSVAAFLLSQGLAPNKLTSQGKGESEPVADNATEEGRAQNRRVELHLQR from the coding sequence ATGAGTCTTCTCTCGCGAGCCGCCTTGCCGGTTCTACTGCTTGGCAGCCTGCTCACAGGTTGCGCGACCCACAGTGACGGTACCGCCCCCCTCAACCAGCGTACGTGGCCCATCTGCAGCCTGATCGGCGGCCTGGTGGGCGGCGGCCTGGGCGCCATCGAAAGTGGCGGCTGGGCCGGCGGCGGCGCGGCACTTGGCTTGGTGACCGGTGGCTTGATCTGCTACGCCCAGGATGGCGACCAGGACGACGACGGCGTGTTCGACCGCCGCGACCGCTGCCCGGATACCCCGGCCAATACGCCGGTCGACAACCGCGGCTGCCCGTTGCCGCAATACCCGGCCGCGCCACCACCGGCCGTCGAGCCGGCGCCGCAGTCCGAGGTGATTACCCTCAGCGACCAGGGCGACGTGCTGTTCGCCTTCGACTCGGCGGAACTGACCCCGCAAGCCCGTGAGCAGTTGCAAGGCTTGCTGGCCAAGCTCCAGGGGGCCGATGTGGTGAGTATCCAGGTCGTCGGCCATACCGACAGCCAGGGAACGGACGCCTATAACCAGAAGCTGTCCGAGCGCCGCGCCAGCAGCGTCGCGGCCTTCCTGCTGAGCCAGGGACTGGCGCCGAACAAGCTGACCAGCCAGGGCAAGGGCGAGAGCGAACCGGTCGCCGACAATGCCACCGAAGAAGGGCGGGCGCAGAATCGCCGGGTGGAGTTGCACCTCCAGCGTTGA
- a CDS encoding OmpA family protein — MSIVRTALPLVLLTSVLTGCAGLQKTDWPTCAAVGGVGGAALGAIESSSWAGYGALLGAGVAAGYCWVHGDGDEDGDGVPDSRDKCPGTPKGVQVDANGCPPTPVAAVEEVVVVKEETIVIRDVHFEFDSARLTAADKAKLDTIATRLKQEAPSAQLRVTGYTDSVGSDAYNQRLSEKRAHSVTEYLIGAGVPRGSFVSVAGGGESHPVADNKTADGRALNRRTEIKINR; from the coding sequence ATGAGCATAGTTCGGACAGCATTACCTTTGGTTCTGCTAACCAGTGTGTTGACTGGTTGCGCAGGTTTGCAAAAAACCGATTGGCCGACCTGCGCCGCCGTCGGGGGTGTCGGCGGGGCCGCGTTGGGCGCGATTGAAAGCTCGTCGTGGGCCGGCTACGGCGCCTTGCTCGGCGCGGGTGTCGCGGCCGGTTATTGCTGGGTGCATGGTGACGGCGACGAAGACGGCGATGGCGTGCCGGACAGCCGCGACAAATGCCCGGGCACGCCCAAGGGCGTGCAGGTCGATGCCAACGGTTGCCCGCCGACGCCTGTGGCCGCGGTCGAGGAAGTGGTGGTGGTCAAGGAAGAGACCATTGTCATCCGTGACGTGCACTTCGAGTTCGACTCGGCCAGGCTCACCGCAGCCGACAAGGCCAAGCTCGACACCATCGCCACCCGCTTGAAACAGGAGGCCCCAAGTGCGCAACTGCGGGTGACCGGCTACACCGACAGCGTCGGCAGCGATGCCTATAACCAGCGCCTTTCGGAAAAACGCGCGCATTCGGTGACCGAGTACCTGATCGGCGCGGGTGTGCCACGGGGCAGTTTCGTCTCGGTGGCGGGCGGCGGCGAAAGCCATCCGGTGGCGGACAACAAGACGGCCGATGGTCGTGCGCTGAACCGCCGTACGGAAATCAAAATCAACCGCTGA
- a CDS encoding CopD family protein — MTAFALAYALHVLAALVWVGGMFFAWMVLRPAAVAALEGPARLKLWAAVFPRFFVWVWVAVVLLPISGIGLLHLRFSGFETAPRYVQVMMGLYVVMTALFIRIQSLQLPTLRQAVADEDWPTGATTLGNIRKLVGINLIIGLVLVAVAAARPMF, encoded by the coding sequence ATGACCGCCTTTGCCCTTGCTTACGCCCTGCATGTCCTGGCCGCCCTGGTCTGGGTCGGCGGCATGTTTTTCGCCTGGATGGTGCTGCGCCCGGCAGCGGTGGCGGCCCTCGAGGGGCCGGCGCGCTTGAAGCTGTGGGCCGCTGTGTTCCCGCGGTTTTTCGTCTGGGTCTGGGTCGCGGTGGTGCTGCTGCCGATCAGCGGTATCGGCCTGCTCCACTTGCGCTTCAGCGGGTTCGAGACCGCCCCGCGTTATGTGCAGGTGATGATGGGCCTGTATGTGGTGATGACCGCCCTGTTTATCCGTATCCAGTCGTTGCAACTGCCGACGCTGCGCCAGGCGGTGGCGGACGAGGACTGGCCGACCGGGGCGACGACCCTGGGCAATATTCGGAAGTTGGTGGGGATCAATCTGATCATCGGCCTGGTACTGGTAGCCGTGGCGGCAGCCAGGCCGATGTTCTGA